The following coding sequences are from one Candidatus Nezhaarchaeales archaeon window:
- the thsB gene encoding thermosome subunit beta, translating into MAAAVGQLGGVPVLILKEGSTRSAGREAQRANIAAAKAIAEAVRSTLGPRGMDKMLVDSLGDVTITNDGATILDEIEVQHPAAKMMVEVAKAQDDEMGDGTTSVVVLAGELLKRAEELTAKNVHPTTIISGYGKALEFCRKELEKLAKPINIDDEETLRKVAMTSIAAKAIAGFKEYLASLAVKAVKQIMEKRDDRIVADIDQVQLIKKHGSSIADTNLISGVIIDKEVVHGGMPKRVEKAKIALLDCPLEIEKTEMDAEIRISNPEQMKAFLDEEERMLREMVKKIKDAGANVVLVQKGIDDMAQHYLAKQGILAARRVKKSDMEKLARATGGRIVTNIDDLRPADLGEAELVEERKIGDEKMIFVEGCKNPRSVAILIRGGLEKFVDEAERALTDALSVVSDAVECGKILPGGGAVEVELAKRLRDYAPSVGGREQLAVEAFANALEVIPRSLAENAGLEPLDIMMELRAAHEKPGNEVIGLEAISGKVKNMYDEGVIEPLNVKLNVIRSAVEAASMILRIDDIIAAAKTETKAPETPKKGEESTETE; encoded by the coding sequence ATGGCGGCGGCCGTAGGTCAACTCGGAGGGGTACCGGTCTTAATACTTAAGGAAGGCTCCACGCGAAGCGCTGGCCGTGAGGCTCAAAGGGCTAATATCGCGGCGGCTAAAGCGATAGCTGAAGCCGTAAGGTCGACGCTAGGACCTAGAGGTATGGATAAAATGCTGGTCGATAGCCTCGGCGACGTAACCATTACCAACGACGGAGCAACCATACTCGACGAGATAGAAGTACAACACCCTGCCGCTAAGATGATGGTCGAGGTGGCAAAGGCCCAGGACGATGAGATGGGTGATGGAACTACAAGCGTCGTTGTACTAGCCGGTGAACTATTGAAGCGGGCCGAGGAGTTAACAGCTAAAAACGTACATCCAACAACCATAATAAGCGGTTACGGTAAGGCTTTAGAGTTCTGTAGGAAGGAGCTTGAAAAACTAGCGAAACCAATCAACATCGATGACGAGGAGACCCTACGTAAGGTAGCTATGACCTCCATAGCCGCTAAGGCAATAGCCGGCTTCAAGGAGTACCTAGCGAGTTTAGCCGTCAAAGCCGTGAAGCAGATCATGGAGAAGAGGGACGATAGAATAGTAGCCGACATAGACCAAGTACAACTCATAAAGAAGCATGGTTCCAGTATAGCTGATACTAACCTTATCTCCGGCGTCATCATCGATAAGGAAGTTGTTCACGGTGGAATGCCTAAGAGAGTCGAGAAGGCTAAAATAGCGCTCCTAGATTGCCCGCTTGAAATAGAGAAGACGGAAATGGACGCTGAAATAAGGATAAGCAATCCGGAGCAGATGAAGGCCTTCCTCGACGAGGAGGAACGCATGCTAAGGGAGATGGTGAAAAAGATTAAGGACGCCGGCGCTAACGTCGTCTTGGTTCAGAAAGGTATAGACGATATGGCCCAGCATTACCTCGCTAAACAGGGAATACTAGCAGCACGCCGCGTTAAGAAATCGGATATGGAGAAACTGGCTAGAGCTACCGGAGGTAGGATAGTAACGAACATCGACGACCTCCGCCCAGCAGATCTAGGCGAGGCTGAACTAGTGGAGGAGCGTAAGATTGGCGACGAGAAGATGATATTCGTCGAAGGATGCAAAAACCCACGCTCCGTAGCTATACTAATAAGAGGCGGGCTTGAAAAGTTCGTGGATGAAGCAGAACGCGCTCTTACGGACGCTCTCTCAGTAGTATCTGACGCCGTTGAATGCGGTAAAATACTACCTGGCGGCGGCGCGGTGGAAGTAGAACTAGCTAAGCGTTTACGTGACTATGCTCCTAGCGTGGGTGGTAGGGAGCAATTAGCCGTGGAGGCCTTCGCTAACGCCTTAGAAGTAATACCTAGAAGCTTAGCTGAGAACGCTGGTTTAGAGCCGCTCGACATAATGATGGAGCTTAGAGCTGCCCACGAGAAGCCGGGTAACGAGGTTATAGGCCTTGAAGCGATATCGGGTAAGGTCAAGAACATGTACGATGAAGGCGTTATAGAGCCCTTAAACGTTAAGTTAAACGTAATTAGATCAGCCGTCGAAGCCGCCTCCATGATCCTAAGGATAGACGACATAATAGCTGCGGCTAAAACCGAGACAAAGGCTCCTGAAACTCCAAAGAAAGGCGAGGAGAGCACCGAAACAGAATAG
- a CDS encoding DUF72 domain-containing protein, with protein MLSLKVGCCGWAVKGGMEAYFKTFKVIELQSTFYKLPRIETAINWRRKAPDTFEYTLKCWQACTHPATSPTWRKAGIRVPSDKTDKYGLLKPTKENFEAWERTIEVAKALRAVAVIVQLPPAFDSKEANLDNAYRFFKSVKRDDINVVIEFRNRSWTLELVSSLCQRLNLIHAVDPFKEATATKNSPLIYYRLHGLGRRMYVYDYNDEEHIRLYREYVKPYVDRGKDVYVLFNNTNMVEDAKRFMEIAGTENLNLP; from the coding sequence ATGTTGAGCCTCAAGGTTGGATGTTGCGGTTGGGCGGTTAAAGGCGGGATGGAGGCCTACTTTAAAACCTTTAAGGTTATCGAGTTGCAAAGCACGTTTTACAAGCTTCCAAGGATTGAAACCGCGATTAATTGGCGTAGGAAGGCCCCTGACACCTTCGAGTATACCTTAAAGTGTTGGCAAGCCTGTACGCATCCAGCTACGAGCCCTACGTGGAGGAAGGCTGGGATAAGGGTGCCTAGTGATAAAACAGATAAGTACGGATTATTAAAGCCCACTAAGGAAAACTTTGAAGCCTGGGAGAGAACGATTGAAGTAGCTAAAGCCTTAAGGGCCGTAGCCGTTATTGTTCAATTACCGCCAGCCTTTGACTCCAAGGAGGCTAACTTGGATAATGCCTATCGGTTCTTTAAGAGCGTTAAGCGTGACGATATTAACGTAGTAATCGAGTTTAGAAATCGGAGTTGGACCCTTGAACTAGTAAGTAGCTTATGCCAACGCTTAAATCTAATTCACGCCGTAGACCCCTTTAAAGAAGCTACAGCCACTAAGAACTCCCCCCTCATATATTACAGGCTACATGGGCTTGGGAGGAGGATGTACGTATACGACTATAACGACGAGGAGCATATACGTCTATATAGAGAGTACGTTAAACCCTACGTCGATAGGGGGAAGGATGTCTACGTACTCTTCAACAATACTAATATGGTCGAGGATGCGAAGCGCTTCATGGAGATAGCCGGTACGGAAAACCTTAACCTACCTTAA
- a CDS encoding divalent metal cation transporter: MRGNGLTRLLKVIAPGFIASVSEVDACAIIYLVFVGYSFKYEFLWVLAFSTLLYVFILQLTSEVTLVTGKGIARCIRERYGRRFITLTIFTTISSNMALLSIELLGAGLSLTVLTGLPLRVTVLIAMLILLGLVVSGAMDEVDNVLMGLGLTLLAYVLVAVCSKPPIEQVATGILKPRIEISWNYLSVVIAIMGTLISPYGIFYQSSNLAGKKLPITTLTLSFDGILLGALVNFLVCTAIVMTGAAINTLEVVEGVLIVFRSMVGEGASLVFALGLFSGSILTGTVILYSTLALISEVYEAKLLTHSPYRRLEALMIIVLSVIAGGIPALVDLNYVRIAFIAGLLSTAFTVFPLIGLARLYSDDGVMGEFKASTIMKVCTWTIISFFILLNLALLTLSVPYTPLLGHVTIPIEGLLSFVVVAVAAYIAGRRDVVGRLVKAKRKHLKHNFNSGFAGV; encoded by the coding sequence TTGAGGGGGAATGGGTTAACTAGGCTCTTAAAGGTAATAGCTCCAGGCTTTATAGCTAGCGTATCCGAGGTTGACGCGTGCGCAATCATATACTTGGTGTTTGTGGGTTATAGCTTTAAGTACGAGTTCCTATGGGTTTTAGCGTTTAGTACTCTCCTCTACGTCTTCATCCTACAGTTAACCTCCGAGGTTACCTTAGTTACTGGTAAGGGAATAGCGCGGTGCATACGTGAGCGTTACGGTAGGAGGTTCATTACGCTAACGATATTTACCACGATATCATCTAATATGGCTTTACTCTCTATTGAATTATTAGGGGCTGGGTTATCCTTAACCGTGTTAACCGGGCTACCGTTGAGGGTAACGGTTTTAATCGCTATGTTAATACTTCTAGGCCTCGTAGTGTCGGGGGCTATGGATGAAGTAGACAACGTACTTATGGGTTTAGGGCTTACACTATTAGCCTACGTTTTAGTAGCCGTGTGCTCTAAACCTCCCATTGAGCAGGTGGCTACCGGTATCCTAAAGCCACGCATTGAAATTAGTTGGAACTATCTCTCGGTCGTTATAGCCATTATGGGGACCCTTATAAGCCCTTACGGAATCTTCTACCAAAGTAGTAATTTAGCTGGGAAGAAGCTACCGATAACAACCCTTACGTTGTCGTTCGACGGTATACTGTTAGGAGCGTTGGTTAACTTTTTAGTCTGTACGGCCATAGTTATGACCGGGGCAGCTATTAATACGCTCGAAGTGGTTGAAGGAGTTTTAATAGTCTTTAGAAGCATGGTTGGAGAGGGGGCTTCCTTAGTCTTCGCTTTAGGCCTTTTCTCCGGCTCCATTCTAACCGGGACCGTAATTTTGTACTCGACACTAGCCTTAATTAGCGAAGTTTACGAAGCTAAGTTGCTGACCCATTCCCCGTATAGGAGGTTGGAGGCGCTAATGATCATCGTTTTAAGTGTAATAGCTGGAGGTATACCAGCGCTGGTCGACTTGAACTATGTTAGGATCGCGTTTATAGCCGGCTTACTTTCAACAGCGTTCACGGTTTTCCCCTTAATAGGGCTCGCGAGGCTATATAGTGACGATGGGGTCATGGGCGAGTTTAAGGCGTCGACGATTATGAAAGTTTGCACGTGGACAATTATATCGTTCTTCATACTACTAAACCTAGCCTTATTAACGCTGTCAGTACCCTACACTCCGCTTCTAGGGCATGTAACCATACCGATCGAAGGGCTTCTAAGCTTCGTGGTGGTAGCGGTTGCAGCCTATATAGCTGGAAGGAGGGACGTTGTAGGTAGGCTCGTTAAGGCTAAGAGAAAACACCTTAAACACAATTTTAATAGTGGTTTTGCCGGGGTTTAA
- a CDS encoding transglutaminase-like domain-containing protein, with protein sequence MQAFKAFLAVVIILLINTSPLMDDSQPAKATYNYKLNMQLVNHGVEEYPLDNLHVLTIFPNTTLQKAYLVKAYFSTDNLSSSEYTLTIDEEGNTVLHFVKLPKGLRPASSLNLSLEYTLKVMEKKIDINELSKGVVSDVPSELKSYFTAKTGIWDTDDVKLRELAMNLAKGETRVLPILLSFIEWMELNIRYPLYPEADERHIAWYPNQTYEEKEGDCDDLGNLLITLLRIRGIPAYLQIGVIYYKGSTSIRLFNGSYVRDSINAAWHGWVMVYVPPVGWVPVDLTYFSGLRVTPTNGGRFQYIRSENLTDHIIGAAAASSRALLYVNVTKKDYMTENLRLKEDLKRYNLTLIIREELREVIELKPVSVGFKPTLTGLVIATLLLTITLIATYAYLRRRARRISWTYIPVK encoded by the coding sequence TTGCAAGCCTTTAAGGCCTTCTTAGCAGTAGTTATTATACTGCTTATCAACACATCTCCCTTAATGGATGATAGCCAACCAGCGAAGGCAACCTATAACTATAAGTTAAATATGCAACTAGTAAACCATGGAGTGGAGGAATATCCACTCGATAATCTACACGTATTAACAATATTTCCGAATACAACCCTACAGAAGGCCTACCTAGTTAAGGCTTACTTTTCAACAGATAATCTCTCAAGCTCCGAGTACACCCTCACGATCGATGAGGAAGGCAACACCGTGCTTCACTTCGTAAAATTGCCTAAAGGCTTAAGGCCCGCTTCATCCTTAAACTTAAGCCTTGAGTACACGCTTAAGGTGATGGAGAAAAAGATAGATATTAATGAGCTGTCTAAAGGCGTAGTAAGCGATGTACCTAGCGAGCTTAAAAGTTACTTCACAGCTAAAACCGGTATTTGGGATACTGACGACGTTAAGCTACGCGAGTTAGCGATGAACCTAGCTAAGGGAGAAACTAGGGTTTTGCCTATACTTTTAAGCTTCATAGAATGGATGGAGCTTAACATTAGGTACCCCTTGTACCCCGAGGCCGATGAACGCCACATCGCTTGGTACCCGAATCAAACCTATGAGGAGAAAGAGGGTGATTGTGACGATTTAGGCAACCTGCTAATAACGTTACTAAGGATAAGGGGTATACCTGCCTACCTACAAATAGGGGTTATTTATTATAAGGGTTCAACCTCTATTAGACTTTTTAACGGTAGCTATGTTCGGGACTCTATTAACGCTGCTTGGCACGGCTGGGTAATGGTCTACGTGCCGCCAGTAGGTTGGGTTCCGGTGGATTTAACGTACTTTAGCGGTTTACGCGTAACCCCAACTAACGGAGGCCGCTTTCAATACATAAGAAGCGAAAACCTAACCGACCATATAATTGGGGCTGCCGCGGCATCGTCAAGGGCCCTGCTTTACGTAAACGTAACCAAAAAGGACTACATGACCGAAAACCTAAGGTTAAAGGAGGACTTAAAACGTTACAACCTAACCCTAATAATACGCGAGGAGCTACGCGAGGTAATCGAGCTTAAGCCGGTATCCGTAGGGTTTAAACCAACATTAACGGGGCTCGTCATAGCCACGCTGCTTTTAACCATTACCTTAATCGCCACCTACGCATACCTAAGGAGGCGTGCTCGACGGATCTCGTGGACCTACATCCCCGTTAAGTAG
- a CDS encoding nitroreductase family protein — protein MDLFEAIKTRRSVRSFTSKDVTDDQVVKIIEAATWAPSAGNLQPWEFIVVRNEETKRKLARAALNQDWLVEAPVVIVACANEKRSSWYGERGRTLYCICDTSAAIQNLLLAVHALGLGACWIGAFHEDEVSSILRIPRGVRPIAIIPIGYPAEHPRPPERRPVKDVIHSERYG, from the coding sequence ATGGACCTGTTTGAAGCCATTAAAACCAGGAGGAGCGTAAGAAGCTTCACTTCGAAGGATGTTACTGACGATCAAGTAGTAAAGATTATAGAGGCGGCAACCTGGGCTCCTTCAGCTGGAAATTTACAGCCTTGGGAGTTTATAGTGGTTAGAAACGAAGAAACAAAGCGGAAGCTAGCTCGTGCGGCCCTTAACCAAGACTGGCTGGTAGAGGCGCCAGTAGTAATCGTAGCCTGTGCTAACGAGAAGCGATCATCATGGTACGGTGAGCGTGGTAGAACCTTGTATTGCATATGTGATACGTCAGCAGCTATACAAAACCTTCTACTAGCCGTTCACGCTCTAGGGCTTGGAGCATGCTGGATAGGCGCCTTCCACGAAGATGAGGTATCCTCCATACTACGCATCCCGAGAGGAGTAAGACCTATAGCGATAATACCCATCGGTTATCCAGCTGAGCATCCACGTCCACCTGAGAGAAGACCTGTTAAAGACGTGATACATTCAGAGCGCTACGGGTAA